The Dendropsophus ebraccatus isolate aDenEbr1 chromosome 11, aDenEbr1.pat, whole genome shotgun sequence genomic interval AAATCTCCTTTGTGTCCTCCCTAGGGGAAAGATTTGTTACTACTGATTTGTCCCGATAAGCATGCAGCCCTTATTCTAGAATTACACACAAGGTTTGAGATAAGGGGAACGGGGTAATCTAACAATTTAGGCTGCAgtaccaccctgcaccaccagatgtcaccttatcaaataaaaacaacccacactatactttatacaaacgaacactgggcttagttcataaaaaaaaatatataatttttattatgtatacattggtaccaaatacatattatatctcattcaagtaaaatttaaaaatgaccacaaaaagttaattaaaaaaaaacattacataaaaaactggtgtcagcagaTATAAATCATCATGGAAGGTGCCGCTATGATAATATCTTTTGTTTTAGCACTCTACCTCAATATgctgcacaggggtatatatatatctgggagCTAAAGAGTCTCCTAATATCCCATATGCTTACATACAAATTCCAAGGGGTCTAAAATCAGCTACTATTATCCTCTAgttctattgcactcacccatgctgccagaacaccagaaagagccgtccctacgtacgtattgttatcttcctcagggaactGCCCCCTTCTATTCCCTACCCCCTTATATATGTCTAAGTCCCAATTAACTTACCCGCATTTCCGGGATTGCGGCGCGCCGAGCCGGAAGCGGAGGCCGCGTCACATCCGAGCAGGCAACTCACTCCTAGTGCGCATGACCGCAACATtacgtcacggacatgcgcacatCGGATATTGAGGCCAACCGGATACGACGCCGGCGTCAGCGACCGTCTCAGCGCGCACGCCCAGAGATGCCGGGTCACATGTTTTAATCGTCCAATAAGAGCATACCATATCTATACCAATGCAGATGTGTGTATAACATTATCAGTAACCCAATCTATATAAGATGACCATTCTATTCTAGAAGTACAATCTTTGCTTGACAAACAGGTTTTGGTTCCTGTCCCTGAATCAGAGTGGAGTAGAGGTCTCTACTTCACACTATTCTTGGCCAGGAAGCCCAATGGTTCGTTCAGAACCATTATCAATTTAAAACCTCTAAACAAATTCCTGACTTATGAAAGATTCAGAATGGAGATTCAGAATGGAGTCAGTCTCTTTGGCCATTTTGAGTCTTTCAGAAGGTTGTTTTATGGCCACCCTGGATTTAAGAGATGCATACTATCACATCCCCATTCACACAGATCATCATAGGTTCCTTAGGGTTGCAGTTAAAATGGGGGATACTGTCTACCATTATCAGTATCAGGCGTTATCTTTTGGCATCTCCCAGGCACCCAGGGTATTTACAAAGGTGATGGCAGAGGTCATGGCTCACATTAGGGAGAAGGACATTATCATAATTCCCTATCTAGATGACTTTCTATTAGTCAGTGACTCGGCTATCTCTCTTCAGTGCTAGATTGGTATAGTGGAAGGAATTTTGTCTAGACTGGGATGGGAAGTGAATGATGAAAAATCTAATAAGGTCCCCTCACAAACCTTTTTACCACAATAAGATTTCTTTAGTCTCTTCTAAAGCTCAGAATCTCATAGATCATCCACTCACTACCTCACTACTATAGAAAAGCCATGTCAGTTTTAGGCCTGTTCACTTCCTGCATTCCTGCCATCCCCTGGGCACAATATCACTCCAGGGTCCTTTAGGCACAAATACTTAGTGATTGGAATGGTACAGTAGAATCCCTTGATTCTCCCTTTATTCTGTCTCCACAGACTTGCAGATCCCTTTCTTGGTGGACAGACATAGACCATCTATCCAGGGATCTTCCCTGGAGCCCCAAGGACGTCATCACCATCACCACAGACGCCAGTCCTCAGGGGTGGGGGGCTTATTCAGGTTCTCTGGTTTTCCAGGGGCTTTGGATCCTGGAAGAAGCCAAAGACCCCCAAAATGTCAGGGAACTAAGAGCAGTATTCCTCTCCTTGTCCCACGTCCTTCCGTTTCTGGAGGGGAAAGATGTAAGAGTCTTATCAGGCAACCAGACTACAGTCGCCTACATCAATCATCAAGGGGGCTCCAGGTCTCAGAATCTTATGAGAATCTCACACTTCCTGTTCAGGTTAGTGGAACCACATTGCCTCCCTCTATCAGCCTTATATCTGAAGGGTGTGGAAAACTTCAGGGCGGACTTTCTCAGCAGACAGTCCCTCAATCAGGGGGAATGGGAACTATGCCAAGAGACATTTCAAGAGATATGCAATTTGTGGGGCACCCCAAAGATAGACTTATTTGCCTCGCGAATGAACAGGAAGGTCAAGAACTTCTCACTGTGCCCAGGAGACAATCCCCTGGCAATAGACGCTCTAGCTCAACCATGGGACAGGGGCCTCTCATATGTCTTTCCGCCAATCAGACTCTTGCCCAGAGTGATCAGAAAGATACGACGGGACAGGGCCCACATAATCCTCATAGTGGCCTTCTGGGCAAGAAGGGTATGGTTTCCTTTTTTGAGGAAAATGTCCTTGTCAGATCCATGGGTGCTACCAGAGAGGGGGGATATGCTCAGCCAGGCCTTGATATGTCATCCACAAGTGCAGAACCTTCATCTGACAGCCTGGCACTTGAAAGGCAACTACTAGTTGATAGAGGCTTCTCATCAGATTAAATCTCTACATTGCTAGCTAGTAGAAAATGGTCACTTCCCTCATTTACCTTAGGACATAGAAGGAGTTTGGAAAGATTCGTTAATAAACCTATAAATGTCCTTGCCCCCACAGGAGGGACTAAATAAACATCTCAGACCTAGTACGATAAAGGTACAGATATCTGCCTCAAGTGCCCTTTTTGACTGTAAACTAGCCGACCACCACTGGATTAAAAGATTTGTTAAGGCGGCCTCTAGACTTCATTCCACGATTAAATCCAGACTTCCTCCCTGGGACCTTAATTTAGTGTTAAATGGACTCACCACTGCCCCTTTTGAACCCATGACAGACTGTAACATAAAATTTGTCACTTGGAAACTATCATTTTTGCTTGCTGTAACATAAGCCAGTAGAGTAGGTGAGATAAGAGATTTTTCCATTCAGCCTCCTTATATGACTATTAGggatgatagttttttttttttttttaattctttattttgaaGTGACAAAAAGGAAGAAACAGGCAACATCCCTCCGCTCCTTTCCACAAACTTATGGTACAGGGTAATAAACAGTGACTGGGACAATATCCAGCATCATCATACGGTGGTTACGCAAAAAAGAGAATAAAAGTAATAACTAACTGGAAACAAGCAAATGGACATAACCCAAGACATTCACTTTTTGCAAGAGCTGAGAGTGGCGACTGCGCCCCTTGTAGTGTCGAGGGTTCCCTTccccacagtaacgataatctgcccaattcggctgattatcgctcggtgaaatagagagaacgatcagccgatgatcgtgtcatcgtgTCAATAACTTGTCAAGTGCCCCTGAgaatcaattacagcttgacaacaatgtctcatgctgttcacaagtcgTCTTATTCTCTGCTGAGATATGTCATACCTTGATGAGCTGGAGCATAGGTCTCCAAAGTGCGTCCCTccagttgcaatactacattttccatcatgcctggacagccaaatccaaagctttagctgtccgggcatgatggggattgtggttttgcaacagctggagggccgcagtttggagacacaTGAGCTGGAGCCTTCTCGTCCATGAAGAGGAGATAAGCATCTgtttcaatccgtttttgcatctcTTTAtatcatccattttttccatagaacgatatgttaaacggacagcaaaaacacaatgtgaacctagcctaaattggCAAAATTACTGACCTACCTAAAAAGTAaatcaaaagtgatcaaaatgtcaaaTATAGGCCAAGATGACACCACAAAATATCAACTTATCCCATGAAACAAGCTCTCATCCCgaaattttttttcctgttctcaGAATATGGCAACATACAAATATGATTTTAATTGTGTAATTATAAAAAACCAAAAAAGTATCTAAATTGACAAATTTGTACTGACCTGCAAAATAATGCTAATTGGTCATTTATACTTCATGAagaattttgtttaaaaaaaaaaaacagcaatcagaATGTCACCACATGTACAGTGTCCCAGAGTGATACAAATAAAGATGTCAACTTGTGTTATATATTTTGGTAaataaaggctaggttcacatccgTGTTTTACCCTCCAACTCATTTCAGTTTCTCTTTTTCATTTTGCCAACAGAGAGATGTACACAAGTGGATCGGTCAAACGCCCCATTTATTTCAATTAGTTTCTATTGTGCCCAGTTTGCATCAAATCTGTCAGTGTTccgttattttcttttttaaatcagataatttttattaacaCGTTCATTGCAGTGCAGTCACATAGTCAATACGCATCAGGTATACAATTTTTGGACAGCCTATCAGTTCGGATACATATCGAATTGaaatatacagcatacatatatagcATAATATATATGAGACAGGCAATGAGCTACATCTGCAATGTAACCACCATTTTCTACATTTTCCTACTAATCAAACCAGACAAAACTTGACACAAAGAACATAAGTAACTCCCCTCTCTCCACATGTATGTGATGATATTATCGAATATATCACATCCCACAGATCGCTCGACACCCCGCGTCTGTTCTCCTGGTGTCTGCTGCTCTCTTTTGGCTGCCGCTACAATGCCACCTCTATCCTCTGGGATGCAAGCGACCGCTCGCTGGTGATTTAGTGGGatactgacagcacggatatgcattATTTCCAGTTACTTACAAGGTGGGCATACCATAAGTACCTTTCTCTTGGCTCTGTGATCTTGCATCTTTAGGAGAATGGCTTTTTATTTCAGTTTCACAGAGGGGTGGTCTGCACCTCCCCTATTCTCCAGCCACTTCTGTTTCCAGGCCATTTCTCGGAGGAGGCAGGGCAGCCTGGAGACCCTACAAACTTTAGAGGGGGAAATAACAGGATCAGGTTGCATTCCAGTTGCATTTCGGTTGGCCGCATTTCGTAACTGCTTCTGATTTGCTGCTGTTaacttacaatttaaaaaaaaaatacttgccaGTTGTTGCTATTTAGCAACTAGGGCATATTTAGATTATATGGCACTCACTCATTAGCTTAATTTGCCGTTTTTGCGCCTGCTTGAATGGTGCAAAATCTGCACATACAGTAgatgcaaacaaaaaaaagtgcaactgGAATCAACACTAGTACCGCTACAATAGCAATACCTATTTTTGGATGTAGAGTGCTGTATTAGTTAAGCCACTACCAAGAGCCATCAAGGTCCAAAATGGTACTCTTTGTACCCACCTCAATTGATGCTAAAACTAACATCTTTATTTGAGCCAATATATTAAAAACATCTGAGCTCTGCTGCTTTCTGTATTGTTGTGAAAGCTAGTAACTGTCCGCAGGCCAGCAGTACTATATTCCCCTTTCCATGTCTATAGGTACTGCATACTGCTATAGGCAACTGGAGTCAGTTTTTAAAACACCAATTCCAAGAAAACTTGTCCAAGGCACTCAATCCCATAAAATAATTTTCCTTTATTAATCGTTCACAATTACAAAAAGTCCTCTGTAAAAGTAGAGTGTACTTGTGAACAATTAATAAAGGAACATGATTTTATGGGATTGAGTGCCTTGGACAAATTTTCTTGCAATTGTTGCCTGTACATCCCTTACCTTTGTGAGACACAACCAGAACAGGTATGCAGGTTCATGGAttttgagtagggatggtccaaaactgccaaggttcgggttcgtacgaacccagactctctcggcaatgattcccgctgtcttaaacctccgtggagagggtggataaagtgggagcaccgcctggaaaactgggatacagcctatggctgtggcggtcctcccgctgtatccaccctctccacggaggtttaaagtgactgtaccaccaggcccaggctgaagcactggaggcaggccgacccacccttagtgagagaaagccctagcccctctatgatagggttctattgattctaatggagtcatgtcatggaggggctggagtttcttcccactaaggccccgttcccactgagcaaagctagcggaattccgcgacggaattgtccgccgcggaatgccgttagcctcccgctcataatgggagtctatgagaggcaaaaataaacaaataaaaaaatgaaaaaataataataagaattaATAATTCCTTTACAGCAGAAATGGAGCTGGAAGCGCTCCGGGCGCTAGAAGAACTTTTAAATGAACAATGGACGGATCCAGGTAAGTTTCCATCAGATATAAAGAAAAGATCTGCGATGTTTCCTTCATTATCTCTGTGTCCACAGATTGAAATGTTTGTACGATGTGTGGTAGAAGAATTAGAACACCTACCCACTTTTCGTAGATATGACAATTTAACATCCCAACAAAGAAAAGCTTTGGAAGAATTGAAAAGACTACGGGGGGTAATATATAAACCCGCTGATAAGGGGGGTAATATTGTCCTATGGCCCACAGATAAATATGAGGCAGAAGCATTTAGGCAATTGAATGATATCAAGTGTTACAAAAAACTACCAGGTAACCCTTTGAACCAATTTCAGACACAGTTGTTTGGGATTTTGGAGGATGCTGTTGAGAAAGGAATAATATCCAAGCAAATATTTGAGGGCTTGAAAATAGAGATCCCGGTAATACCAACACTCTATCTATTACCTAAAGTGCACAAAAATATTGAAAACCCCCCGGGTAGACCAATTGTTTCAGGTCGGGGGGGTTTATGTGAACCAGTATGTAGATTCTTGGATTTTTACCTGAAACCTTGTGTTCAGGACTTACCATCCTATATTAGGGATTCAGGGGATGTACTACAGAGACTGGATGGAGTGATCTTGGAACAAGACATGTTCCTGATGTCATGTGATGTTGAATCATTGTACACATGTATAGACCACGGTCAGGGTTTAAGGGCGAATCGGTATTTTCTACAAATGAGGGGCATTGAATCAGATCTTTTGGATTTATTGATGTGCTTACTGGAGTTTGTACTTCATcataattttttccttttcaaaaaTAGGTATTTCCTTCAAacaaggggagtggctatgggggCCACCTGTGCCCCTTCATATGCAAATCTATTTTTGGGGTTCTGGGAAAAAGAGAGAGTACTCACTTATGACACTTTGGAAGATGGACAAGTGGTATCGTGGATGCGTTTTATAGACGATGTTCTATTCATCTGGCAAGGTACGGAAAAATCTTTGGAAACATTTTTGAGGGATTTAAATGACAATGATCTGAACATTAAATTGTCACATGTCATTAGTAGAAAGAAGATGGAATTCCTAGATTTAAAGATTTTTTCAGATGAAAATGGTGGTCTTCATACAACTGTCTTTCGGAAACACACTAGTGTGAACTCTCTTCTTCATGCAGGATCGTCTCATCCAACACACACGATAAAGGCAATTCCAACTGGACAGTTCTTACGAACACGACGAATTTGTGATCAGGAAATGGAATTTGAACAACAGTCATGTGAACTAAAACAGAGATTTCTAAATCGCGGATACAAACCACGTGATATTGCCAGAGGCTATGTGAGGGCCAAAACATCAGAGAGAAGAGAATTACTGATACCCAAAAGTAGAAGACAACAGGAAGAACAAGTAAGGTTGATTACAAATTACCATACAAGATGGAATGAAATGACCAACATTGTTCAGAAATATTGGCCCATACTCCACCAGGATAATGATTTGAAGAGAATACTATCGGACCGTCCACAGATAACAGCGAGGAGGAGTACAACACTGAAGGATACGCTTGTCAAAAGCCATTATGTAGCCCCAAGatcaaatttcattttttcatctaAGGGCCCAAAGTGGGGCTCTAGAGCCTGTGGTGCTTGCTCCATATGTAACCAAATGATGAAAACAGAAATATTTCACAATTCAAAAGGTGATGTCGAATATCACATTGTACATTACATAAATTGCAAATCCACGGCAGTGGTATATTATGCCACATGCCCATGTGGTCTGATTTATGTGGGACTTACAAGCAGAGAACTAAAGACAAGAATATTGGAACACAACAGGGACATCAGAGCAGCGCAGAAAATAGATCTAACAGATGAAGATGGAATGAGGAGTCTCAAACCAATCCCACGACATTTCCGGGTAGCCCATCCAGGGCAGTGGGAAAAACTGCAATTCAGAGGAATTGATCAAGCTCGTCTTGGAATGAGGGGAGGAGATGTACGGAAAAAGCTGGCACAGTTGGAATGTAAGTGGATCTGTAAATTGAAGACAATGTCGCCTCAGGGACTAAATGAACAGCTGAGCTTTTCTAGTTTTCTGTAATTTATTACGACTATGGGTTTTGTAGGTAAGAAGTATTACATAGTGGGGGGTGGGAATTAGTGTCTTTTAtacgatatatatatttttattgaggATGTAATTTATTTATGGGAGGAGTTGGGATGGTGGTCATCTGTATTGGGGATATTAAGAAGTGCATATTGAATCGTGCAGTAATCATATTTATGTTTGTTTAATAGGAGTAGATACATCATCATCGGCCATCTTGGGGTTAACTGTATGGGAAATTTTTGGATCTTTTTGCCTGCGGAAGATGAAGCTATCAATGACTCTATCACTAATTTATAcctaaacaaatttgttttttgaaaatttccatatataaaataatgttttatttatttacatcaatatttttatatatatttttttttttatatattttttccttattgattttcattataatttgtttatttgttatttttttaaatacatataattctttttctattttttatatatatatttttttatttttattaattcttattattttttcatttttttatttgtttatttttggttatttaggtttttttttatattgtttatttCATTAACATATGCATTTAGGGACACTATTTATTGATATTAATATGAATTTTCTAGGTTATATGGGACACAATTTTGCTTTGTATTCATTTTTTTATCTGAgagtaatttatatatattttatcactCTATTCACTTATATCACATAGCACATCATTATGTTCACTTTTCACACCAGATTATGTTTGTTATTACCAacaagcacatatatacacacactatcatattggtataaaataattttttctttttattaataattttcacAGCATACATAATATCACTAATGTCATCTTTTATTACACAATTTTTGAAACATATTGCACTTGTCACTTTATTTTCACGTATGGTTTGGTTTGCACATTTGACTTTAGTTCGTTTTGTTCACTGGTGCTCTCTCATTTGGATATTCCTTTTTTAGCTTCACATGGATATGGGCATTTTtcccatttccaagatggccgtcgGGTGTTGCGCGTCGATGTGCGCATGCGCCGACGGACGTGGTGTTCCGGACACTCCCGCCCTCAATGACGGCGCTATGACGCCTGATCTGTGGGCGGAGACTAGAAGGAACATGGCGTCCGGACGGCTTACCATGCGCTCATGGACGCGCCGGTAAGTTAACACCGGACACTTTGCATAATTGGCCACCAGACATACTTCCCCCTTATAAGGCACCATACACTCCTCCAATCCATCGCTCCTGGTAAAAGCAGCGGCGAAACGCGTTGGGGTGTGGAGTGGAGGAGTCAGGATATCCAGTGTGGGTGAGTGATTTATCCCGGTATACTTCTCTGAGTATTATCTCAGTGGATCAGTAACTCTGCAGCTTGGATTTGGTATACATAGGTATAGGGACATAGGTGCAATCATTGGTTGTATCCTTacagggatatatacatatagtctGAATTGGGATTTATGTGCAATCAATTGTATGCTGCTATATATAGTGTGTCCAATATACATTTGCTGCTATTTGGGGTTGTTGCAATATACAGGGATTGATGCATATTCACTCAGTGCAATAATATATGTTACTATATGAGCATTGTTATAGTCATTTGAATCAGTGTTATTTTATGAAGTTGCTTTGTATAAGTATGTTTAATATCTGTCCTGACTCCtcctgtttttaaattgtatgtgTGGATTTATGTTTTTTAGGGGATTACGGGTTGTTGTTTTCTCAATAAAATTTATTTGGATATATAATCAGTATTTGTGGATTCAATTTGTTATGGGGTTTTTGTAGGTTTAGTAATAATGGATCTTTAGTTTGAATCTGCGCAATACTACTTTGTGTAGATTTTATACAAAATGAAGGGAACACTGGTCCTAGCTATCTGGCTCTTTCTACCAAGGTGGATCAGCGATGAGGCGAGTACCCTAGCATATGGCAGTAGTGTCCGAAAGGGTCTTTGAAGGGATTTTTAGAGACAATTTTGGGAATGTAACCCTTCTCTGATCATATCTGGACATTCATTACTTCGTTTTCTAATTATCTAAAAACCTTTTTAGTTCAATTAAAAATGATCAAGATCAAAATGAATACTAAATATATATTTCTTACAGGATTGACATGGAATATAGAGCATATGTAATAAAGGCAGATCATAATCAGTTAAATATTCTTTAATATAGGTGtggcacaactaataataattGTGCTTCTGAGAGATGAAACATTGCATCTTATAAACAATAACCAaaaatacagtttattattttttctcttcttcctcctcctccccatcttcctcctcctccccatcttcctcttcttcctcctgtccttcttcttcctcctgtccttcttcttcctcctgtccttcttcctcctgtccttcttcttcctcctgtccttcttcctcctgtccttcttcctcctgtccttcttcctcttctcttttttcttccccttctccttcctcttcctcctccccctcttcttcttcctcttcttcctcctcctcacttTCACCTACATCGTTGTCTTCCTCCTCTCGTCTCCTGTGTTAGAAggcaatatataaataaaacattatgcTATTCATTTCCACCTTctcaaaaataatttatttaatttgtatTCTTTTCTATGGCGCTGCTTTGAAATGTAACAATCCTATCCTAAAAGCCCATGATGATGGGGAAATACCTGCTGGAGTTGTCCAGGAttataaagaaaaagattttttggatTGGTTCCATTTATGCTAAAAGGGCATGTATCATATCATATATAATACCATGtaataactaagggccctattccacagtaataaTAATcggcccatttggcccgattcgggcgattatcattcggtgaaatagagagaacgatcagccgatgatcgtgtcatcggctgatcgttcatttagggccagacctaaaatcatcgttcccccaccgcgcatcactacggttgaatagcggtgcgcggcgggcgaccgacgatttgagaagaagcagcagcatacattacctgtccaggcttcttctccacgctgtctttatccccgggtcccgcgcgctctatcttcagattggctattctgaagatagagcgcgcgggacccggggatgaagacagcgcggagaagaagcctggacaggtaatgtatgctgctgcaagggctgcaaggacatcggtaacaatgtccctgcagccctcgattaacgatcatcgggctgtggaataggcccagtaaacgagcagcgatctagcagatcgccgctcgtttacattgttgatcgggccctcctcagcccgtggaataggactatAAGGATTCAGGCTGCTATTATACACATCTGtttaatttctttctttttttttttaactgccactAGTTTTTTTCCAAACCTCAGATTGGATTTAAAAGGAATGGGAAATAGAAAGGAAAGTCAtctgttttccattaaaaaaaactgctttaaAAGGGAAGTGCAGGGGAGAAAGCGAGCATCATTGatttcttacctctccccgtgcttgCAATGCCCCGCCTCACCGACCTTGGGACCCCCACTGGAGggcatttaccccccccccccgccgagttgtgatgacatcatgacttgggGGGAAATTCCCAACCTGGctgattgacagcccagtcagccaatcagtgactagagtttcgtccctccccagtcactgattggctgagcgggctgtcaattaGCTGGGTCTGGACATTAGCAGCACAGGAGATCCTGAGCCGGCAGGGGTCCAATGGCTGGTCGGATGGCAGATctcgggcacggggagaggtaagttagtgccGTTTGTTGTTTTCCCTGCATGCCCTGCCATTTCAAAAAAGACCCtcaggctggacttctcctttagggtgggttcacacatacaggatccgcaaaagatttaatggtgcagatttgatgctgtgttcagttatttagatcaaatctgctgcgatacggtacttgTGAAGCTACACTTAAGCTCTTTTTTTAGCTATGTCATTTCCATTTTCCTTTGCACTAGTTTAGATACATCTAACTTATTGTGTGCACTGACTAGACAACATTGTATAAAATTACACCAAAATGCACACTTAAAATGGATTACACTTGTCTGAGCAAGATCAGTCCCCTTTATTGGGGAATGATAGCAACGGAAAATATGGCAGTTGCACAGTAAGTGTTTTATacattaagggtacattcacacctaccggatccgcaccggatttgacgctgcgagttagcgtactgtgaatttgaatgggtcacatacacgcagcggatccgcttcCACCCCCGCGCTGCCGGGCGAAAGCCTACCCACTCGCA includes:
- the LOC138767505 gene encoding D-Ala2-deltorphins-like, translated to MATLKKSLLLVLLLGLVSFSICERERREEEDNDVGESEEEEEEEEEEGEEEEEGEGEEKREEEEGQEEEGQEEEGQEEEEGQEEEGQEEEEGQEEEEGQEEEEEDGEEEEDGEEEEEEKK
- the LOC138767374 gene encoding uncharacterized protein, producing the protein MPGATEAGRSADQYSPSCYTRLRIERPLIPQQPSRSFKGRDLQIPFLVDRHRPSIQGSSLEPQGRHHHHHRRQSSGVGGLFRFSGFPGALDPGRSQRPPKCQGTKSSIPLLVPRPSVSGGERCKSLIRQPDYSRLHQSSRGLQVSESYENLTLPVQVSGTTLPPSISLISEGCGKLQGGLSQQTVPQSGGMGTMPRDISRDMQFVGHPKDRLICLANEQEGQELLTVPRRQSPGNRRSSSTMGQGPLICLSANQTLAQSDQKDTTGQGPHNPHSGLLGKKGMVSFFEENVLVRSMGATREGGYAQPGLDMSSTSAEPSSDSLALERQLLVDRGFSSD